One Patescibacteria group bacterium genomic window, GCATCTATTCTTTCCGCGCGGCCGACGTGCGGAACATCCTGGATTTCCCGCAGCAGTTCCCGGACGCCAAGGTCTTCCGGCTGCAGACGAATTACCGCTCGACGCCGGAGATCCTCAGCCTCGCGAACGACATCATCGCCAAGAACGTCAATCAGTTCCCGAAAGAATTGACGAGCGTGTCGAAAGGCCTGGAGAAACCAGCGGTCGTGCCGGCAGTCTCCGCTTCGAAGGAGGCGCAGTTCGTGTTCAATAAGATCGAACAACTGCTCGAATCCGGCGTGCCGGCGCGTGAGATCGCCGTGCTCTTCCGCGCCACGCACCATTCGCAGATGCTGGAGTTCGAACTCATGAAAGCCGCTCTGCCTTACGACTACCGCGGCGGCCTGAAATTCTTCGACCGCGCGCACGTGAAGGACACGCTGGCGTTCCTGCGTCTCACGGTCAATTTCAGCGACGAGGCCGCCTGGCTCAGGGTGCTGGGACTTCAGGAGGGCATCGGCGATGTCTCGGCTGGCAAGATCTTCGAGGCTCTGCGCGCCGCCGGCAGTCTCGCCAAGTCCATTCTCGCGCCCATCGAGCAGCAGTTCGGCAATCGCGTGGCCCGCGGCTGGAAGGATCTGCGCGACATCCTGGAGGCGCTGCACGCGGCGGGCGGCAAGCCGGCCGACCTCATCAAGGCTGTGACGACCTCGACCTACATCGATTATCTTGAAGCCGAATATCCGAATTACCGCGAGCGGCTGGAGGATCTGGACCAGCTCGCCGTGTTCAGCCGGAATTACGAGAAGGTCGAGGATTTTCTCGCGGACGTCACCTTGGACGACGGCGTCTTCGGCGGCGCGCGCGAACTCAAAGCCGGCGGCGGCCGGCGCGCCCCGTCGCGCGGCGACCGCATTGTGCTGTCGACCATCCATCAGGCCAAGGGGCTCGAATGGGACGCGGTGTTCATCATCCACCTGAACGACCAGTCGTTCCCGAACCGCAAGGCCGCGGCTGAACAGGGTGGTCTCGAAGAAGAGCGGCGCTTGTTCTACGTCGCCGTGACGCGGGCGCGCAAGTGGCTGTTCCTGAGTTATCCCGCGGCTATGGGCGGGCGCGAGGGCGGTTTCGATTACGCGCCGCCGTCGCTGTTCCTCGAAGAGATCGACGTTGCTTGCCTGAAGGACGGCGCCTGTCTCGCGGGCCGTCGCACCGGCAGCCGCTCGGGTGGCGACGATTGGTCCGATCCGGGATTCGACGATGAGTCGGTCGAAGTTGATCAGACGGGGGAACTGAAGGAAGTGGGGGAGCGGATGAAGAGCGTGAATGACGACTGGAAGAAAAAAAGCTTTTTAAGGGATGTTTGAGGAGCGCGGCGCGAGCGGAACTGATCAAGAATAAGCGCCGCTCGCGAGATCTCGGCGGACGGCGAATCGTCCGACGAGGGGGGGAGGATATCCAGAGCAGACCTGCCGCAACCGCGGCGGGTTTTAGGTTCGGATCGGGCGATTTGCGTCCGGCTGGGATGGTGGCTTGACAATTAGCCCGAAATCGGGTATTTTAAGCTGTTCTTTAACAAAGGGGGACTACAATGTCTGCATACGCTGGTGTGTTCTTTGGCGCGTTCATCATCTTTTTGCTCGGTGTCATCGTCAACACAGTGGTCAAATCCGTCGGGAAACAGGGGGATGACGCGACGATCTCCAGAGTCCTGGTCTGCTGCATGTTCCTTCTGGGCATCATGGTCGCGACCACGTCTCTCGCGGTCAACAGATTCGGCCAGGCCCGGTTCAGCCACATGCTCGAGGTCGGCCAGGTCCAGGAGGTGCTCGGCGCCTTCACGCTCGAAGACGGCCGTTCTTTCGCCCTGTTGCGCGATCAGAGCGCCGGCACTGATGTCGTGTACTACGAGCTCGCTCAGCCTCTGCCCGCCGCCGCGAAATGCGTGATCTTCACGCATGAAAGAGAAAAGACTTTCCAGGATCCGACCGGCGGCAGAGCTCTCGCGACCGTCGTCGATTGTCCCGCCAAGCAGTAGCTGCCGGCGGTCAGATCCTAG contains:
- a CDS encoding ATP-dependent helicase; translated protein: MPHIDFEKELNAEQLAVVKNADGPCLVLAGAGSGKTRTIVYRVAYLVEHGVDPSSILLLTFTNKAANEMMTRIGELLGLAGDARPVGLWGGTFHSVANRLLRIYGRQIGYGQNFTILDEEDAKALIKACIKELNLDAAGRRFLSPAGVKEILSYARNSTKGLEKAVERHDARLVSDLSKFTDIAALYEKKKRAANAMDFDDLLIRLYELLKQEPRLAELLSQQFRYILVDEYQDTNALQVAFIKELAGPKHNLLVVGDDAQSIYSFRAADVRNILDFPQQFPDAKVFRLQTNYRSTPEILSLANDIIAKNVNQFPKELTSVSKGLEKPAVVPAVSASKEAQFVFNKIEQLLESGVPAREIAVLFRATHHSQMLEFELMKAALPYDYRGGLKFFDRAHVKDTLAFLRLTVNFSDEAAWLRVLGLQEGIGDVSAGKIFEALRAAGSLAKSILAPIEQQFGNRVARGWKDLRDILEALHAAGGKPADLIKAVTTSTYIDYLEAEYPNYRERLEDLDQLAVFSRNYEKVEDFLADVTLDDGVFGGARELKAGGGRRAPSRGDRIVLSTIHQAKGLEWDAVFIIHLNDQSFPNRKAAAEQGGLEEERRLFYVAVTRARKWLFLSYPAAMGGREGGFDYAPPSLFLEEIDVACLKDGACLAGRRTGSRSGGDDWSDPGFDDESVEVDQTGELKEVGERMKSVNDDWKKKSFLRDV